In Eschrichtius robustus isolate mEscRob2 chromosome 2, mEscRob2.pri, whole genome shotgun sequence, a single window of DNA contains:
- the GPX3 gene encoding glutathione peroxidase 3, giving the protein MARLFRASCLLSLLLAGFVPPSRGQEKSKMDCHAGVSSTIYEYGALAIDGEEYIPFKQYAGKYILFVNVASYUGLTGQYVELNALQEELAPFGLVILGFPCNQFGKQEPGENSEILATLRHVRPGGGFVPNFQLFEKGDVNGEKEQKFYTFLKNSCPPTSELLGSPGRLFWDPMKVHDIRWNFEKFLVGPDGAPIMRWHHRTTVNTVKMDILTYMRRRAALEAKGK; this is encoded by the exons ATGGCCCGTCTCTTCCGGGCATCCTGCCTTCTCTCCCTGCTCCTGGCCGGCTTCGTTCCGCCGAGCCGAGGACAGGAGAAGTCGAAG ATGGACTGCCATGCTGGCGTGAGCAGCACCATCTACGAGTATGGAGCCCTCGCCATTGACGGGGAGGAGTACATCCCCTTTAAGCAGTACGCTGGCAAATACATCCTCTTTGTTAACGTGGCCAGCTACTGAGGCCTGACGGGCCAGTACGTTG AACTGAATGCACTACAGGAAGAACTTGCACCATTTGGTCTGGTCATTCTGGGCTTCCCCTGCAACCAATTCGGAAAACAGGAACCAGGAGAGAACTCGGAGATCCTAGCCACTCTCAG GCATGTCCGACCAGGTGGGGGCTTCGTCCCCAATTTCCAGCTCTTTGAGAAAGGGGATGTGAACGGGGAGAAAGAACAGAAGTTCTACACATTCCTGAAG AACTCCTGTCCTCCTACCTCGGAGCTCCTGGGCTCACCGGGCCGCCTCTTCTGGGATCCCATGAAGGTCCATGACATCCGCTGGAACTTTGAGAAGTTCCTGGTGGGGCCAGATGGTGCTCCCATCATGCGCTGGCACCACCGCACCACGGTCAACACTGTCAAGATGGACATCCTGACCTACATGCGGCGCCGGGCTGCCCTGGAGGCCAAGGGGAAGTAA